One stretch of Cohnella algarum DNA includes these proteins:
- a CDS encoding NAD(P)-dependent oxidoreductase has protein sequence MKKIGFVGLGVMGQPMAANLVRKGYELAVYNRTPGKTAELEKLGAVAASSPAELAETSEVVMTMISNDRAIEDVYFGHEGIMEGIRAGSTVIDSSTISPSLAKRLAAELGAKSAGFLDAPVTGSKPAAIDGTLLFMVGGPKATVDACRELLLAMGREVLHMGENGSGASAKLAHNTIVGINAAGLFEGMAIAAKAGIDAESFLRVVQGGGAASKQAELKGRKVIEHEFSVQFSLALMLKDLKLSSALTDGLGVPTPMLEAAKSLFQAGQSAGYGDEDLAALARIYESWIGRRIGE, from the coding sequence GTGAAAAAAATCGGATTTGTCGGACTTGGCGTCATGGGCCAGCCCATGGCGGCCAACCTGGTTCGCAAGGGATACGAACTGGCCGTCTACAATCGCACGCCGGGAAAAACGGCGGAGCTCGAAAAGCTTGGCGCCGTCGCGGCGTCATCCCCGGCAGAGCTTGCGGAAACCTCGGAAGTCGTCATGACGATGATCAGCAACGACCGGGCGATCGAGGACGTCTATTTCGGGCACGAAGGCATTATGGAGGGAATTCGGGCAGGATCGACCGTCATTGACAGCAGCACGATTTCGCCGAGCCTCGCGAAGCGGCTTGCCGCCGAGCTAGGCGCGAAGTCGGCCGGCTTCCTGGACGCGCCGGTAACGGGAAGCAAGCCGGCCGCCATCGACGGCACGCTGCTGTTTATGGTTGGCGGCCCTAAGGCGACCGTGGACGCGTGCCGCGAGCTGCTGCTGGCGATGGGGCGCGAAGTGCTTCACATGGGGGAAAACGGAAGCGGGGCCTCGGCGAAGCTTGCCCACAATACGATCGTCGGCATCAACGCCGCCGGGCTGTTCGAAGGCATGGCGATCGCGGCCAAAGCGGGGATCGACGCCGAATCGTTCCTCCGCGTCGTACAGGGCGGCGGCGCCGCGAGCAAACAGGCCGAGCTGAAAGGGCGCAAAGTAATCGAGCATGAGTTCAGCGTTCAGTTTTCGCTGGCGCTCATGCTGAAGGATCTGAAGCTGTCGTCCGCGTTGACGGACGGGCTCGGCGTGCCGACGCCGATGCTGGAAGCGGCCAAAAGCCTGTTCCAGGCCGGCCAGTCGGCCGGCTACGGCGACGAGGATCTGGCCGCGCTCGCCCGCATTTACGAATCGTGGATCGGCCGGCGCATCGGGGAGTGA
- the tkt gene encoding transketolase: MTASAKSIEQLSVTTVRTLAIDAIEKAKSGHPGMPMGAAPMGYQLFAKTMTHNPSNPTWINRDRFVLSAGHGSMLLYSLLHLSGYDLPIEELKNFRQWGSLTPGHPEVGHTAGVDATTGPLGQGIAMAVGMAMAEAQLGATYNREGFDLINHYTYSICGDGDLMEGISSEAASLAGHLKLGKLIVLYDSNDISLDGELNLSFSENVAKRFEGYNWQVLRVEDGNDLGALSEAIAAAQAETGKPTLIEVKTVIGYGSPNKGGKGGHAGPHGSPLGSEEAKLTKAFYEWEHEEFHVPDEVRAHFAEVKAKGEKANAAWDELYAKYKSAHAELAAQFENAVSGGLPQGWDADLPVYSTEDKPLSTRVASGNALNGLAKNVPHLVGGSADLESSTMTHLKGLPVYKAGQYDGRNIYFGVREFGMAAAMNGISLHGGLKVYGGTFFVFTDYLRPAVRLAAIMKQPVVYVLTHDSIAVGEDGPTHEPIEQLASIRVIPGLTVIRPADGNETSAAWAYAVQNNANPVALVLTRQNLPILAGTAEKAREGIAKGGYVISEAANGNPQGILIATGSEVQLAIASQKALAEQGVHVRVVSLPSWDLFEKQSTEYKESVLPKSVKARLAIEMASPFGWERYVGDSGAILGISTFGASAPGDRVIKEYGFTVENVIAQFNKLL; this comes from the coding sequence ATGACCGCAAGTGCGAAATCCATTGAACAATTGTCGGTTACGACGGTTCGTACGCTGGCGATCGACGCCATCGAGAAAGCTAAATCCGGCCACCCGGGCATGCCGATGGGCGCTGCGCCGATGGGCTATCAACTGTTTGCCAAAACGATGACCCACAACCCGTCCAATCCGACCTGGATCAACCGCGACCGTTTCGTTCTGTCCGCGGGCCACGGCTCGATGCTGCTTTACTCGCTGCTCCATTTGAGCGGCTACGACCTGCCGATCGAAGAACTGAAAAACTTCCGCCAATGGGGCTCCTTGACTCCGGGGCATCCGGAAGTCGGGCACACGGCCGGCGTCGACGCTACGACGGGTCCGCTTGGCCAAGGGATCGCGATGGCCGTCGGCATGGCGATGGCCGAAGCTCAGCTTGGGGCCACCTATAACCGCGAAGGCTTCGACCTGATCAACCACTACACCTACTCCATTTGCGGCGACGGCGACTTGATGGAGGGCATTTCCTCCGAAGCCGCATCGCTTGCGGGACACCTGAAGCTGGGCAAGCTGATCGTGCTTTACGATTCGAACGACATCTCGCTCGACGGCGAACTGAACCTTTCGTTCTCGGAAAACGTCGCCAAGCGTTTTGAAGGATATAACTGGCAAGTGCTGCGGGTGGAAGACGGCAACGACCTCGGCGCGCTGTCCGAAGCGATCGCCGCCGCCCAGGCCGAAACGGGCAAGCCGACGCTGATCGAAGTCAAAACGGTCATCGGCTACGGCTCGCCGAACAAGGGCGGCAAAGGCGGACACGCCGGACCGCACGGTTCCCCGCTCGGCTCCGAGGAAGCGAAGCTTACCAAGGCGTTTTACGAATGGGAGCATGAAGAATTCCATGTGCCGGACGAAGTCCGCGCTCACTTTGCCGAAGTGAAAGCGAAAGGCGAGAAGGCGAATGCCGCATGGGACGAGCTGTATGCCAAGTACAAATCGGCGCACGCGGAGCTCGCAGCCCAATTCGAAAACGCCGTTTCCGGCGGTTTGCCGCAAGGTTGGGATGCGGATCTCCCGGTTTATTCGACGGAAGACAAGCCTCTGTCGACCCGCGTCGCTTCGGGCAACGCGCTCAACGGACTGGCGAAAAACGTTCCGCACCTCGTCGGCGGTTCCGCCGACCTGGAAAGCTCGACGATGACCCATCTGAAAGGTTTGCCCGTATACAAGGCCGGCCAATACGACGGCCGCAACATTTATTTCGGCGTTCGCGAGTTCGGGATGGCCGCGGCGATGAACGGCATCTCGCTGCACGGAGGCCTGAAGGTTTACGGCGGCACGTTCTTCGTCTTCACCGACTATTTGCGTCCGGCCGTTCGTCTCGCCGCGATCATGAAACAACCGGTCGTCTACGTGCTGACCCACGACTCGATCGCCGTCGGCGAAGACGGCCCTACCCATGAGCCGATCGAGCAGCTGGCATCGATTCGCGTCATCCCGGGATTGACGGTCATCCGTCCGGCTGACGGCAACGAAACGTCCGCCGCTTGGGCGTACGCCGTCCAAAACAACGCCAATCCGGTTGCGCTCGTTCTCACCCGCCAAAACCTGCCGATCTTGGCCGGCACGGCGGAAAAAGCGCGCGAAGGCATCGCCAAGGGCGGATACGTCATTTCCGAAGCCGCAAACGGCAATCCGCAAGGCATTCTGATCGCGACGGGGTCGGAAGTTCAGCTCGCGATCGCTTCGCAAAAGGCGCTTGCCGAACAAGGCGTTCACGTCCGCGTCGTCAGCCTGCCGAGCTGGGACCTGTTCGAGAAGCAATCGACGGAATACAAGGAAAGCGTGCTGCCGAAATCGGTCAAAGCCCGCCTTGCGATCGAAATGGCTTCCCCGTTCGGCTGGGAACGGTATGTCGGGGATAGCGGCGCGATTCTCGGCATTTCCACCTTCGGCGCTTCCGCTCCGGGCGACCGCGTCATCAAGGAATACGGCTTTACCGTCGAAAACGTCATCGCACAGTTCAATAAATTGCTGTAA
- a CDS encoding pyrimidine/purine nucleoside phosphorylase: protein MSQFDNVSVVKQANIYFEGKVTSRTVKFPDGTHKTLGIMLPGDYEFGTSQTEIMKIMAGELTVQLPGSEEWISISGTGEFTVPANSKFKLKVTQTTDYLCSYL from the coding sequence ATGTCCCAATTCGATAACGTCAGCGTCGTCAAGCAAGCGAACATTTATTTCGAAGGAAAAGTCACGAGCCGTACCGTCAAATTTCCGGACGGAACCCATAAGACGCTTGGCATCATGCTGCCGGGCGATTACGAGTTCGGCACTTCGCAAACCGAAATTATGAAAATTATGGCCGGAGAGCTGACCGTGCAGCTTCCCGGAAGCGAGGAGTGGATTTCGATTTCCGGTACGGGCGAGTTCACCGTTCCGGCCAACTCGAAGTTCAAATTAAAAGTTACGCAAACGACCGATTATCTTTGTTCCTACCTGTAA
- a CDS encoding deoxyribonuclease IV: MLKIGSHVSFSDKGLLTAAKEAVSYGSSTFMIYTGAPQNTRRKPIESLYIPEGRELMAEADIGEIVVHAPYIINLGSYKNDTFELAVNFLQEEIRRTHHIGVRNIVLHPGAYTDKDPEYGIDRIAEGLNEVLGGTKETDVNIALETMAGKGSEIGRTFEEIAAIIERVEDNHRLAVCMDTCHMHDADYDIVNDFDGVIRKFDEIVGLDRVAVVHINDSKNPQGAAKDRHAPVGSGWIGFDAIDRIVHHEALQGKPFILETPWIGKVAGKERPMYETEIAMLRGNAQERFGGEFLEDVERLHHFFEREEIVPRLYVLQTWELLKSDAKARKADPREPMERLYDLAVENRVLSADYTEEEINHRLTASLAGKEWLAKV, translated from the coding sequence ATGCTTAAAATCGGATCTCATGTATCTTTTTCGGACAAGGGTTTGCTGACGGCGGCCAAAGAAGCGGTATCCTACGGTTCCAGCACGTTCATGATTTATACCGGAGCCCCGCAGAACACGCGCCGCAAGCCGATCGAGAGCTTGTACATTCCCGAGGGTAGGGAACTGATGGCGGAAGCCGACATCGGCGAGATCGTCGTTCATGCCCCCTACATTATCAACCTCGGTTCTTATAAGAACGACACCTTCGAGCTGGCGGTCAATTTCCTTCAGGAGGAAATCCGCCGCACGCATCATATCGGGGTCCGAAATATCGTTCTTCATCCGGGAGCGTACACGGACAAGGATCCCGAATACGGCATCGACCGCATCGCCGAAGGTTTGAACGAAGTGCTCGGCGGAACGAAGGAGACGGACGTCAATATCGCGCTCGAAACGATGGCCGGCAAAGGCTCGGAAATCGGGCGAACCTTCGAGGAGATCGCCGCCATTATCGAGCGCGTCGAAGACAATCATCGCCTCGCCGTCTGCATGGACACCTGCCACATGCACGACGCCGATTACGATATCGTGAACGATTTCGACGGCGTCATCCGCAAATTCGACGAAATCGTCGGTCTCGACCGCGTAGCCGTCGTCCATATCAACGACAGCAAAAATCCGCAAGGAGCGGCCAAAGACCGCCACGCGCCGGTCGGGTCGGGCTGGATCGGTTTCGACGCGATCGACCGGATCGTGCATCACGAAGCGCTGCAAGGCAAGCCGTTTATTTTGGAAACCCCGTGGATCGGAAAGGTCGCGGGGAAGGAGCGCCCAATGTACGAAACCGAAATCGCCATGCTCCGCGGCAATGCCCAGGAGCGCTTCGGCGGCGAGTTTTTGGAGGATGTCGAGCGCCTGCACCATTTTTTCGAACGGGAAGAGATCGTGCCCCGGCTGTATGTGCTGCAGACGTGGGAATTGCTCAAATCCGACGCCAAAGCCCGCAAAGCCGATCCGCGCGAACCGATGGAGCGCCTGTACGACCTTGCGGTCGAAAACCGGGTGCTGTCCGCCGACTACACGGAAGAAGAAATCAACCATCGCTTGACCGCAAGCCTTGCGGGCAAGGAATGGCTCGCCAAGGTTTGA
- a CDS encoding SDR family oxidoreductase, with product MNLFDLTGTVSVVIGGNGVLGGAMSEALAGAGSKVAVVGRDMEKAEAVRLRIAEAGGEAATFAADATREEDLREVLRRVLEWGGRVDTVVHCAGMNSPTPFFELKMEEWDRIMDVNLKSAVVTAQIFGKHLIDQGEGGSIVNISSVSSDPPLSKVFTYSASKAGINSITKFLAREFAPHNVRVNAIIPGFFPAEQNRKILSPERVQSIMGHTPMGRFGNPEELQGAIVYLASAKASSFVTGTTLRVDGGFGAMTI from the coding sequence ATGAATTTGTTTGATTTGACGGGCACCGTTTCCGTCGTCATCGGCGGCAACGGCGTGCTGGGCGGAGCGATGTCGGAAGCGCTTGCGGGCGCGGGCTCCAAGGTTGCCGTCGTCGGCAGGGATATGGAAAAGGCGGAAGCCGTTCGCTTGCGCATCGCCGAAGCGGGAGGAGAGGCGGCGACGTTCGCGGCCGACGCCACCCGCGAGGAAGATTTGCGCGAAGTGCTTCGCCGGGTACTCGAATGGGGCGGACGCGTCGATACGGTCGTCCACTGTGCGGGGATGAACAGCCCGACTCCGTTTTTCGAGCTGAAGATGGAAGAATGGGACCGCATTATGGACGTCAACCTGAAGAGCGCGGTCGTCACGGCGCAAATTTTCGGCAAGCATTTGATCGACCAGGGCGAGGGAGGCTCGATCGTCAACATTTCCTCCGTGTCGTCCGATCCGCCGTTGTCCAAGGTGTTCACGTATTCCGCTTCGAAAGCGGGCATCAACAGCATCACCAAATTTCTCGCGCGCGAATTCGCCCCGCATAACGTGCGGGTGAACGCCATTATTCCGGGCTTTTTCCCGGCCGAGCAAAACCGCAAAATCCTGTCCCCCGAGCGGGTGCAGTCGATTATGGGCCACACCCCGATGGGGCGTTTCGGCAATCCGGAGGAGCTGCAGGGCGCGATCGTTTATCTCGCGTCGGCCAAGGCGTCTTCGTTCGTGACCGGAACGACGCTGCGGGTCGACGGCGGATTCGGGGCGATGACGATATGA
- a CDS encoding LacI family DNA-binding transcriptional regulator, with product MSVTIKDIAERAGVSFSTVSKALRNSPLVQEKTKAKILAIAEEMGYRPNIAARSLVSKRSGVVGVVWPSVERTTLSALITLINAELEDSGYATLLSINRADAAIETFRRFQVDAILLFSEKDEPLLGVPSPSGIPILCYGNAVRSGFPSLDVNRQKAVRLAVRHLYELGHRDIAYIGRPEGGDPLQEEKASAFLDELRRLGKREPAEKAVAAISGMEFHDGYVAAKELLKRRDRPTALFGGSYDLTRGMMRAAAESGIRVPDDVSIVGYDHIPQMDNLEVPVTSVGVDIATIAATLARRLIAMIEETGARGNGAEGSAVLLEPELVVRTSTAPPAAPARR from the coding sequence ATGTCCGTAACGATTAAAGACATCGCCGAGCGTGCCGGAGTGAGTTTTTCGACCGTCTCGAAGGCGCTTCGCAACAGTCCGCTCGTTCAGGAGAAGACAAAGGCGAAAATACTCGCCATCGCCGAGGAGATGGGCTACCGGCCGAACATCGCCGCCCGGAGCCTCGTCTCCAAGCGCAGCGGGGTCGTCGGCGTCGTCTGGCCGTCCGTCGAGCGCACGACGCTGTCCGCCCTGATCACGCTGATCAATGCGGAGCTTGAGGACAGCGGCTACGCTACGCTGCTGTCGATCAACCGGGCCGACGCCGCCATCGAGACGTTCCGCCGCTTCCAGGTGGACGCGATCTTGCTGTTTTCGGAAAAGGACGAGCCGCTGCTCGGCGTCCCGAGCCCGTCCGGCATCCCGATTCTGTGCTACGGGAACGCCGTCCGTTCCGGGTTCCCGTCGCTCGACGTCAACCGGCAAAAGGCGGTGCGCCTCGCCGTCCGGCACCTGTACGAGCTGGGTCACCGGGATATCGCCTACATCGGCCGGCCGGAGGGGGGCGACCCCCTCCAAGAAGAAAAGGCGTCGGCGTTTCTCGACGAGCTGCGGCGGCTCGGAAAGCGGGAGCCGGCGGAAAAGGCGGTCGCCGCCATTTCCGGCATGGAGTTCCACGACGGCTACGTTGCCGCCAAGGAGCTGCTCAAGCGGCGCGACCGGCCGACGGCGCTGTTCGGCGGCAGCTACGATCTCACCCGCGGCATGATGCGCGCGGCGGCGGAATCGGGCATCCGCGTCCCCGACGACGTCTCGATCGTCGGTTACGACCACATTCCGCAGATGGACAACTTGGAAGTCCCGGTCACCTCCGTCGGCGTCGACATCGCGACCATCGCCGCTACGTTGGCCCGCAGGCTGATCGCCATGATCGAGGAGACCGGAGCACGAGGGAATGGCGCCGAAGGGTCCGCCGTCCTGCTCGAGCCCGAACTCGTCGTGCGGACGTCGACCGCGCCGCCCGCCGCCCCGGCAAGGCGCTGA
- the purU gene encoding formyltetrahydrofolate deformylase has translation MSLNVYKAQEARQREENKNRARMLISCPDRPGIVATVSQFLYEQGANIIQSDQYTMNPEGGMFFMRIEFDLSELERKLPSLQEDFTRVADRFDMRWSVYRASRNKRIAVMVSKEDHCLLELLWQWQSGDLNADIAMVISNHDDMRGLVESYGIPYHHIPVTPDTKAEAERKQLELTATGKIDLVVLARYMQIVTPKFIEQFPNRIINIHHSFLPAFVGGKPYHQAYDRGVKLIGATAHYVTAELDAGPIIEQDVQRVSHRNDVDELKRIGRHIERIVLARAVKWHAEDRLVVYQNKTVAFV, from the coding sequence ATGAGTCTCAACGTTTACAAGGCGCAGGAGGCCCGGCAAAGGGAAGAAAACAAAAATCGCGCCCGCATGCTGATCTCCTGCCCGGATCGCCCGGGGATCGTGGCGACGGTTTCGCAATTTTTGTACGAGCAGGGCGCCAACATTATCCAATCCGACCAATACACGATGAACCCCGAGGGCGGCATGTTTTTCATGCGGATCGAATTCGACCTGAGCGAGCTGGAGCGGAAGCTGCCGTCGCTGCAGGAGGATTTCACGCGCGTCGCCGACCGGTTCGACATGCGATGGAGCGTGTATCGGGCAAGCCGGAACAAGCGAATCGCCGTGATGGTGTCCAAAGAGGATCATTGCCTGCTCGAGCTGCTTTGGCAATGGCAGTCCGGCGATCTGAACGCCGACATCGCCATGGTCATCAGCAACCACGACGATATGCGCGGGCTGGTCGAATCCTACGGGATTCCTTATCATCATATCCCCGTCACTCCGGATACGAAGGCGGAAGCCGAGCGCAAGCAATTGGAACTGACGGCTACCGGAAAAATCGATCTGGTCGTGCTTGCGCGCTATATGCAAATCGTGACGCCCAAGTTTATCGAGCAATTTCCGAACCGCATCATCAATATTCACCACTCGTTCCTCCCCGCTTTCGTCGGCGGCAAGCCATACCATCAGGCATACGACCGCGGCGTCAAGCTGATCGGGGCGACCGCGCACTACGTGACTGCGGAACTCGATGCGGGACCGATCATCGAGCAGGACGTTCAGCGGGTCAGCCATCGCAACGACGTCGACGAATTGAAACGAATCGGCCGCCATATCGAGCGTATCGTACTGGCTCGCGCCGTCAAGTGGCATGCGGAGGACCGTCTGGTCGTGTACCAGAACAAGACGGTCGCTTTCGTTTGA
- a CDS encoding glucose-6-phosphate isomerase, producing the protein MSANIRLDYSKALQFIGQNEIDNLAPAIRLAHEQLHNGTGTGSDYLGWINLPFDYDKEEFARIQAAAKQIQSDSEALVVIGIGGSYLGARAAIEMLSHSFYNTLGKEQRKTPQIFFAGNNISSTYVTHLLQALEGKDWSINVISKSGTTTEPAIAFRIFRDALEKKYGKEAAKKRIYATTDKARGALKKLATEEGYETFVIPDDVGGRYSVLTAVGLLPIATAGIDIEAIMKGAQEAAKLYNNPNVSENPAYQYAAIRNALYRKGKTVEILVNYEPGLHFVSEWWKQLYGESEGKDYKGIYPASVDFSTDLHSMGQFIQEGNRIIFETVLQVGEVPEQITIESDPADLDGLNFLAGKTLDFVNKKAFEGTLLAHTDGQVPNLVVHLPDMTPHTFGQLVYFFEIACGVSGYLLGVNPFDQPGVEAYKKNMFALLGKPGFEAEKKALEARL; encoded by the coding sequence GTGTCCGCTAACATTCGTTTGGATTATTCCAAAGCGCTGCAATTCATCGGGCAAAACGAGATCGACAATCTGGCTCCGGCCATCCGCCTCGCGCATGAGCAGCTGCATAACGGTACCGGCACCGGATCCGACTATCTCGGCTGGATCAACCTGCCGTTCGATTACGACAAAGAGGAATTCGCCCGCATTCAGGCGGCCGCGAAGCAAATTCAGTCCGATTCGGAAGCGCTCGTCGTCATCGGCATCGGCGGCTCCTATCTCGGCGCCCGCGCCGCGATCGAGATGCTGTCGCACTCGTTTTACAATACGCTCGGCAAAGAACAGCGCAAAACGCCGCAAATTTTCTTCGCCGGCAACAACATCAGCTCCACCTACGTAACCCACCTGCTTCAGGCGCTCGAAGGCAAGGACTGGTCGATCAACGTCATTTCCAAATCCGGCACGACGACCGAGCCGGCGATCGCTTTCCGCATTTTCCGCGACGCGCTGGAGAAGAAGTACGGCAAGGAAGCCGCCAAGAAGCGCATCTACGCCACGACCGACAAGGCGCGCGGAGCTCTCAAGAAGCTGGCGACCGAAGAAGGCTACGAAACGTTCGTCATTCCGGACGACGTGGGCGGACGCTATTCGGTTCTGACGGCCGTCGGCCTGCTGCCGATCGCCACGGCGGGCATCGATATCGAAGCGATCATGAAGGGCGCGCAGGAAGCGGCCAAGCTGTATAACAATCCGAACGTGAGCGAGAATCCGGCTTACCAATACGCGGCGATCCGCAACGCGCTGTATCGCAAAGGCAAGACGGTGGAAATTCTCGTCAACTACGAGCCGGGCCTGCACTTCGTGTCCGAATGGTGGAAGCAGCTGTACGGGGAAAGCGAAGGCAAGGATTACAAGGGCATTTATCCCGCATCGGTTGACTTTTCCACGGATTTGCACTCGATGGGGCAATTTATTCAAGAGGGCAACCGGATTATTTTCGAAACGGTGCTGCAGGTCGGCGAGGTGCCGGAGCAGATTACGATCGAGAGCGACCCGGCCGATCTGGACGGCCTGAACTTCCTGGCGGGCAAAACGCTCGACTTCGTCAACAAAAAGGCGTTCGAGGGCACGCTCCTCGCGCACACGGACGGCCAAGTGCCGAATCTGGTCGTTCACCTGCCGGATATGACTCCGCATACGTTCGGCCAGCTCGTCTACTTCTTCGAAATCGCGTGCGGCGTGAGCGGCTACTTGCTCGGCGTCAACCCGTTCGATCAGCCGGGGGTCGAGGCATACAAGAAAAACATGTTCGCGCTGCTTGGCAAACCGGGCTTCGAAGCGGAGAAAAAAGCGCTGGAAGCTCGCCTGTAA
- a CDS encoding DUF2621 domain-containing protein, with protein sequence MRNTPEWFMYFIGFWTIVMVGFMCVGGFFMFRKFLKVLPKQDGKSKLDWQNYWVEKSRPLWTEESKAMLDKLASPVPSAFRDIAKHSIAARIGQLAVESGAKSVTEEHCIEGYILATPKRDHSFLVSFLEKNGIDYSKYRHLIGDVSESRQAVE encoded by the coding sequence ATGAGAAACACGCCCGAATGGTTCATGTATTTCATCGGGTTTTGGACGATCGTGATGGTCGGCTTTATGTGCGTCGGCGGCTTTTTCATGTTCCGCAAATTTCTTAAAGTTCTGCCCAAGCAGGACGGCAAGTCGAAGCTGGATTGGCAGAACTATTGGGTGGAAAAAAGCCGGCCGCTATGGACGGAGGAATCGAAAGCGATGCTGGACAAGCTGGCTTCGCCGGTGCCGTCCGCGTTCCGCGATATCGCGAAGCATTCCATCGCTGCCCGAATCGGGCAGCTCGCCGTCGAAAGCGGCGCCAAGAGCGTCACGGAGGAGCATTGCATCGAAGGCTACATCCTCGCGACGCCGAAGCGGGACCACTCGTTTTTGGTCAGTTTTTTGGAGAAGAACGGAATCGACTATTCGAAATACCGGCATCTGATCGGCGACGTTTCGGAATCGCGGCAAGCGGTTGAATAA
- a CDS encoding DUF1731 domain-containing protein produces the protein MRFLICGGTGFIGRALAEAMLDRGDEVWIVTRKLPAAPAAGFLYVTWEELSKNPARWNGIDGIVNLAGETINQRWSEDSKRRILISRTQAAMHVADIVKRMPVPPKVVVNASAVAIYGHSYSATSRAKAAYAPVSDDEPSPNPPSRPEPVAETTNGLAAKASEAVSMSAEPYPETGDEPLKAAFGASKAPESEKNLPSAEPLPEEQPAQSVYANGIKGFSRVRPSRIDANEAADAWPGLPSSAEKRKEASPAEAREHPGPAEGHIESGAPNDASAFAPDALSAAEEPAQPADFAQSFIEELFDENSPPEPADYLGRVVVAWEEAADQIPVERLVKLRLGLVLGRKNGSFPLLRLPYRLFAGGRMGAGNQGMPWIHLNDVVSLILFCLDNPDIEGPVNAVAPDPVTNDDFGRILGEITRRPHWLPIPSTLLEAALGERAELVLAGQMAFPLKALEHGFEFAFPRLEDALRDLTAR, from the coding sequence ATGCGATTTTTGATTTGCGGCGGTACGGGGTTTATCGGCCGGGCGCTAGCCGAGGCCATGCTCGACCGCGGAGACGAAGTGTGGATCGTGACCCGAAAGCTGCCTGCGGCCCCGGCCGCGGGCTTTCTCTATGTTACCTGGGAAGAGTTGTCCAAAAACCCCGCCCGCTGGAACGGAATCGACGGCATCGTAAATTTGGCCGGCGAAACAATCAACCAGCGCTGGAGCGAGGATTCAAAACGGCGAATCCTCATTTCCCGAACGCAGGCGGCGATGCATGTCGCCGACATCGTCAAACGGATGCCCGTCCCGCCCAAAGTCGTCGTAAACGCTTCGGCCGTCGCGATATACGGGCATTCGTACAGCGCGACCAGCCGGGCGAAGGCGGCCTACGCACCGGTTTCGGACGACGAACCATCCCCGAACCCCCCTTCACGCCCGGAACCCGTTGCCGAAACGACAAACGGCCTTGCAGCAAAGGCATCCGAGGCCGTTTCGATGTCCGCGGAGCCGTATCCGGAAACGGGCGACGAGCCGCTTAAAGCCGCTTTCGGCGCAAGTAAAGCACCGGAATCCGAGAAGAACCTCCCCTCCGCCGAACCGTTGCCGGAAGAGCAGCCGGCGCAAAGCGTTTATGCAAACGGGATAAAAGGGTTTTCGCGGGTCCGTCCGTCCCGGATCGACGCAAACGAAGCCGCCGATGCCTGGCCCGGGTTGCCCTCCTCCGCGGAGAAGCGAAAAGAAGCGAGCCCGGCCGAAGCCCGGGAACATCCCGGTCCGGCCGAGGGGCATATCGAGAGCGGCGCCCCGAACGACGCTTCCGCATTCGCTCCGGACGCTCTTTCGGCGGCGGAAGAACCGGCGCAGCCCGCCGACTTCGCGCAATCGTTCATCGAAGAGTTGTTCGACGAAAACTCGCCCCCCGAACCGGCCGATTATCTCGGACGCGTCGTCGTCGCCTGGGAAGAGGCGGCGGATCAAATTCCGGTCGAACGGCTCGTCAAGCTGCGCCTGGGACTCGTGCTCGGTCGCAAAAACGGTTCGTTTCCGCTGTTAAGATTGCCTTACCGGCTCTTCGCCGGCGGAAGAATGGGCGCGGGAAATCAGGGAATGCCATGGATTCATCTGAATGACGTCGTGTCGCTTATTTTATTTTGCCTCGACAATCCCGATATCGAAGGCCCGGTCAACGCGGTCGCTCCGGATCCGGTTACGAACGACGACTTCGGCCGCATCCTGGGTGAAATTACGCGTCGGCCCCATTGGCTTCCGATCCCTTCCACCCTGCTGGAGGCCGCGCTGGGGGAAAGGGCGGAGCTTGTGCTCGCGGGTCAGATGGCATTCCCGCTCAAAGCGCTGGAACACGGTTTTGAATTCGCCTTCCCCAGGCTCGAGGATGCGTTGCGGGATTTGACCGCCCGCTGA